GCCCGAGCACGTGGTCAACTACTTCTTCTACGTGGCCGAGGAGGTGCGCGAACTGCTGGCCGAGATGGGCTATACCAGGCTCGACGACATCATCGGCGAGACGCAGCTGCTGGAGCAGGAAGCGCTGATCGACCACTGGAAGGCGCACGGTCTCGATTTTTCCAAGGTGTTCTACAAGCCCGAGGCCGAGAAGCGCGCGATCTACTGGACAGAACGCCAGAAGCACCCGATCGACGACATCCTCGATCGCAAGCTGATCGAGGCGGCCATGCCGGCGTTGGAACGGAAGGAACAGGTTCGCATCGACATGCCGATCCACAATACCGATCGCTCAGCCGGGGCGATGCTTTCGGGGGAACTGGTCAAGCGGCACAAGCACAAGGGCCTGGAGGATGGTACCATCCACGTGACCCTGCGTGGCACGGCGGGACAGTCCTTCGGCGCCTTCCTGGCCAATGGCATTACCTTCGACCTGATCGGTGACGGCAACGATTATGTCGGCAAGGGCCTTTGCGGCGGCCGGATCATCGTGCGACCGCCGGAAAATGCCAGGATCGTTCCGGAGGAATCGATCATCGTTGGCAATACCGTGCTTTATGGTGCGATCCAGGGCGAGGCATATTTCCGGGGCGTTGCCGGCGAGCGTTTTGCCGTGCGCAACTCCGGTGCGGCCGCGGTCGTCGAAGGCGTCGGCGATCACGGCTGCGAGTACATGACCGGCGGTGTCGTCGTGGTGCTGGGTTCGACGGGCCGCAACTTCGCCGCGGGAATGTCGGGCGGTGTCGCCTATGTGCTCGACGAGGACGGCACCTTCGAGACCCGCTGCAACATGGCGATGGTCGAGCTGGAGCCGGTCCCGGAGGAGGACGACATCCTCGAGAAGTTGCACCATCACGGCGGCGACCTGATGCACAAGGGGAGGGTCGACGTTTCCGGCGACATGACGCGCCATGACGAGGAGCGCCTGTTGCAGCTGATCGCCAAGCATCGGCATCTGACGGGCTCGACCCGCGCGGAGCACATCCTGGAGAACTGGGAGAGCTTCCGCGGCAAGTTCCGGAAGGTGATGCCGGTCGAGTACCGGCGTGCGCTGGAGGAAATGGAGCGGATGCGCCTCAACGTGGCGGCGGAGTAGCCCATGATCGTGTCGACAACCAACACGATCGAGGGGCGCAGGATCGTCGAATACAAGGGTGTGGTCACCGGGGAGGCGATCCTCGGGGCCAATATCTTTCGCGATTTTTTCGCCGGTATTCGCGATATCGTTGGCGGGCGGTCCGGTGCCTACGAGAAATCTCTGCGCGAGGCGCGCGAGATCGCGCTGCGCGAAATGGAAGAGGAAGCGCTTCGTTGCGGCTGCAATGCGGTCATCGGCGTCGACCTCGATTATGAAAACATAGCGGCCGGTTCCGGCTCGATGCTGATGGTGTCGGCGTCGGGCACGGCAGTCGTCATCGAATAGTTGCGGGATCAATCATGGGCAAGGTAACGGGTTTCCTCGAGATCGACCGGCAGACGCCGAAGTACCAGCCGGCGTCCGACCGCATCAGGCATTTCAAGGAGTTCACCATTCCCCTCGAGGACGGGGAGGTGGTCAAGCAGGCAGCGCGCTGCATGGATTGCGGCATCCCGTTCTGCCACGGGCCGACGGGCTGTCCGGTCAACAACCAGATTCCCGACTGGAACGACCTCGTCTACAACGGGGACTGGGACAACGCGATCCGCAACCTGCATTCGACCAACAATTTCCCCGAGATCACGGGACGAATCTGCCCGGCGCCCTGCGAGGAGGCCTGTACGCTGAACCTCGAGGACGTTCCCGTCGCGATCAAGACGGTTGAGCAGGCCATCGCCGACAAGGCCTATGAGAGCGGCTATGTCGTGCCGCAGCCGGCGGCGACGAAGACGGGCAAGAAGGTTGCCATTATCGGTTCCGGCCCGGCGGGCCTGGCGGCGGCGCAGCAGCTCGGCCGCGCCGGTCACGAGGTGCACGTGTT
This portion of the Oricola thermophila genome encodes:
- a CDS encoding heavy metal-binding domain-containing protein, with translation MIVSTTNTIEGRRIVEYKGVVTGEAILGANIFRDFFAGIRDIVGGRSGAYEKSLREAREIALREMEEEALRCGCNAVIGVDLDYENIAAGSGSMLMVSASGTAVVIE